Proteins encoded within one genomic window of Lampris incognitus isolate fLamInc1 chromosome 1, fLamInc1.hap2, whole genome shotgun sequence:
- the LOC130109355 gene encoding CD209 antigen-like protein E, protein MAQASSHVIIQDTEQLQNDYNNLTMEKDRLKRSYASLIKENNQLKSDYSNFTQEKKLLQTSLSKLAEQNELLQLRYDNLTEERGQFQDGYDALVAERDQLQTSINNLTQAKDQQHISYNALLKERERLQTNNTVVASEREQLTTALYNLTRKRDHFEARYTTLKEEKDQLQRELEDMKVKMRDRPCQIGWKKFDTNCYYVSKIKRSWNDSRMACKASGADLVVINSLTEQIFVNGLGILKMNAWIGLMDQATEGTWTWVDGTPFTTAYWQKGQPNSYHGNQDCGEMIHEAFGEVGEWNDDGCDAEQFSICEK, encoded by the exons ATGGCGCAGGCCAGCAGTCACGTCATAATCCAGGACACGGAGCAGCTCCAAAACGATTACAACAACCTGACTATGGAAAAAGACCGTCTCAAGAGGAGTTACGCTTccttaataaaagaaaacaaccaACTGAAGAGTGACTACAGCAACTTTACTCAAGAAAAAAAGCTCTTACAGACCAGTTTGAGCAAGCTTGCTGAGCAAAATGAGCTTTTACAACTACGTTATGACAACCTAACTGAGGAGAGAGGCCAGTTTCAGGATGGTTATGACGCCTTAGTCGCAGAGAGAGACCAGTTACAGACCAGCATCAACAATCTGACTCAAGCAAAGGACCAGCAACACATCAGTTATAATGCCTTGCTTAAAGAGAGAGAACGGCTTCAGACCAATAACACAGTTGTGGCCTCTGAGCGAGAGCAGCTCACCACTGCGTTATACAATCTGACAAGGAAGAGAGACCATTTTGAAGCACGTTACACAACCCTGAAAGAGGAAAAAGATCAGTTACAGAGGGAGCTCGAGGACATGAAAGTTAAAATGAGAG ACAGGCCTTGTCAGATAGGCTGGAAGAAGTTTGACACCAACTGTTACTACGTCTCCAAAATAAAGAGGAGCTGGAACGACAGCAGAATGGCCTGCAAGGCCAGCGGAGCAGATCTGGTTGTCATAAACAGCCTGACCGAgcag ATATTTGTCAATGGGTTGGGAATATTGAAAATGAATGCCTGGATAGGGCTGATGGACCAGGCTACTGAAGGGACCTGGACGTGGGTGGACGGGACGCCATTCACTACAGC GTACTGGCAGAAAGGGCAGCCGAATAGCTACCATGGAAACCAGGACTGTGGAGAAATGATCCACGAAGCATTCGGAGAAGTGGGGGAGTGGAACGATGACGGATGTGACGCCGAGCAGTTCTCGATTTGTGAGAAATAG